TTGCTCCTCCTACTGACCGCGCGGCCCCACTTATGCCCTTTGGGTCCCACACCCGCCGAGGGCACCGAGCGAGCTTCCACTGCTCTTCCTGGCTGTTGAGCGGTCCATGTGTAAGTCCGATGCGGCCATAGTACCACACGGCGCCACATCCCACTGACGCCAATGGCCCACCAGGAGGAAGCGAGCGGACGGCTGACGCATGTCCGCCACGTGTCCGTGCTACCTACGTGACGTCCTGTGGCGTGGAGACGTGGCGGCTGGGCACGGGCCAGGGCAAGGTGTAGTACTTGAGGAGGGTACCGGCCGCCGCCCTTCTCTTCGCCTTGGCATCAACTCCCACCCCGTGTCTGCTGCAGATGCCAAGATTGTCCCGGTTGCTCCCATGTCTGATCGTAGCGGCCAGCGGCAATGCCGCCGAGGCGTCTCGGGCGACGTGGAGCTCGACGCGGCCATGGCACTGGCCAACATGGCCGGCGTTTCGGGGCCAGCAGCTCTTCCCGCCGTGCACCCGGCGGCGCCGCAGCATGGAGGCAgccgtgaggaggaggaggaggagctggcgaGCACGAGGCTGAGCCTGGAGCTGGGCAAGGTCGGCATCCAGGCGTCGTGCTCCAGCAGCTCCAGCGCCGGGTGTCCCTCGCAGCAGGCGCGGGTGGCCGTGGCGGCTCCAGGTGGAGGCGGCTACGGCCCAAGGCCCCGGCATACGCTCACCGAGGTAACTCAGCGGCTATGTCGCGTGGATGCAAACCTGTGCTGGCTCCCACTTGACCCCTAGTTTCTTGTGCGGATCCAACAGGCTGAGAAGGAGGCAAAGCGGCTGCGGCGCGTGCTCGCGAACCGGGAGTCTGCGCGCCAAACCATACTCCGCCGTCAGGTTATAATATTTTGGCTTTCACAGCGTTCGTATAGAACCATCTCTCTGTATACTTACAATTCATCCGAGCTACTCCAGCTTTATGTAGTGTTGTCTTAATTTTAATTAGGCGATCCGAGACGAACTGGCGAGGAAAGTTGCGGACTTGTCGTCACAAAACGAGAGCATGAAGAAGGTATGCCGATAGGTTTATGTAGCAGCAAGAATGGCAATTAACAGGAACAAACTTTAGGCTTAACCTATGTTAATTCCCCCTTTGTTTGCGCAGGAGAAGGAGACGGTGATGCAAGAGTATCTCACACTCCAGGAGACGAACAAGCAGCTGAAAGAACAGGCACGACATCATCTGCCGCTTCCATTATTTTAGTGATCTTTATTAGTACGTAGTAATTACTAGTGTCAGGGCAGAGAGAATCTAGCATGTTCGGAGCCTCCAGTTGTTCCCCTGAAAGCGAGCCACATGACTGCACTTTACTATTGTAGTAGTACCCCAGTCCAGTACTAGTAGTCGCTAGCTAGGCCAGCAAGCAGTCATCGGAAACGCAAGTCATAGTCGAACCCAAGTACCGAACTGGAGACACGTAGTTCTTGATGCCATATGTATGGATAAAACGACATCCGTGTTTTCTATATTTGGCTTTCTGCCAAGATTGCTTTCTTCTTTAATTTGTGGCCCAAAGTTGCCGCACACGCTTCTGCTGTTCTACTGCTCATGCCCACAAGACTCAAAGTAGCTATAGGTAGGGTGTGCCGCTTGTTGAGACGAGCTTTTTGCCGGTATGTCCAGGTCTTCAGAGCTTTACCAATGCCATCTCATTTTGAATCGTCCTTCTGCGTGCAAAGAGAACCAAACACCTGGAGCGAAAGCTTGCTGTGATCCTGACTAGTCGTGGATGATTTTCTCCATCTACAGGTTATTGCGAAGACGGCAGAGAAGGCGCCGCCGCCGGTGGTAACGTCTATGGACACCACGCCACCAGCGGAGCAGCGGGCAGAAGCCACGCTGTCCACGGCGGCCCCGCTGGATGCACCCCCTGGGCCGGGCTTCCTTTACGCAACAGCTGGGCCCTCGGCCGTGCCGGTGCCGTATGTCTGGGGCTCTTGGCCGGGGTACCATCCCAACGCCAGCAACATGGGCGGCGGCGCCAGCACTGGACATGCCCCGCCGCTCTGCTTTCCGCCCTGCGCGTGGTACTACCCCGTCGTCACCGACCCACATGGCTCGCCGGCGACATCTTACGCGCAGCCGCTCCATGAGACGACGAGCGGGGGCGCCAGCCAGGGTACCGGCGGAGGAACGGCCGAGGAGGACACCGACGACGACCCGTGCTCGCTCACGCTGGGGCTTGATGTCGACAGGAAGTGTGCGACGAGCGCCGAGAGCGGCGGCAGCCGTGCTGTGGCGGGCGAGAGGGAGAGGGCGGTGATGGCGGCGGAGGCGAGAAAGAGGAGGAAGGAGCTGACGAAGATGAAGCAGACGCATCTCGGCGGCCGTCCTGGAGACGAGTAGGTCTCTGGCGCCATTGACGGGGGGTGACActattgttttttttttgtttctagCTGGTCGTTTCATTTTGGTTGTTATAAGTTGTTTTATCTGGTTTTGTTTGGCCTTTTGCTCGTCCAAATGATTTCAGTTTTCAAATTATTTTGTGGTGCAATCTGTATACAAAAGATTAGTAGGTTTGATGACGTGCAACAAgagtcatgtactccctccggtttttactccgtatgtactcac
Above is a window of Triticum dicoccoides isolate Atlit2015 ecotype Zavitan chromosome 5B, WEW_v2.0, whole genome shotgun sequence DNA encoding:
- the LOC119305364 gene encoding G-box-binding factor 1-like, with protein sequence MAARWISTLAGGRVLFSVVPWRFVRLRVLLMKMRRRRLPEDGIRFSPPCPLLPDAKIVPVAPMSDRSGQRQCRRGVSGDVELDAAMALANMAGVSGPAALPAVHPAAPQHGGSREEEEEELASTRLSLELGKVGIQASCSSSSSAGCPSQQARVAVAAPGGGGYGPRPRHTLTEAEKEAKRLRRVLANRESARQTILRRQAIRDELARKVADLSSQNESMKKVIAKTAEKAPPPVPLHETTSGGASQGTGGGTAEEDTDDDPCSLTLGLDVDRKCATSAESGGSRAVAGERERAVMAAEARKRRKELTKMKQTHLGGRPGDE